From Scleropages formosus chromosome 9, fSclFor1.1, whole genome shotgun sequence, one genomic window encodes:
- the bmb gene encoding protein brambleberry isoform X1 translates to MCCSYPSEAVVWILVLILLTSQWGLVGAFFGWMRMAVAPTAPTAAPPVVASPRSDGGAVPQFEMSLTDDKFLAEAKLMELSPLDSCHYRVIGQLKTTCSSLSEEQLAKLGVLLFNCQAEVEGRRTYPCTEEMALKECTADMDPDTWNAYHIVSNRARSVCYATRQQHFRRRAETTVNALIATATSQLDAMKDLKVGQQELKELTAASLEKLVQGHSALQEQQGALQEGQNQLETSITSNLQQLGQEKALIAAGQELVARLIQGITQRMENVSEQLKGQGSDLHDGHKAILEDLAEVRGQAQDIYSKMEDNLSGFLKYQNRTARFYAELMGQLERMNGTLGFMLQYLDSMQTRLEERFNLLQSYLSWAGLSLSALWVCVVHAGYFLLAALLLSFLHCPCFTRATLLVTVPLNAAAELNDQPSLDLVGLGLLLVSITLGRWLLLRLLQDVPKLKFKSPGSSPSRPCLMHSTPQRNAFPETMGLEPLGLMDHNSFNFHDPCEAVTSPSHLPDLGPPSYSTPRAKSIPGVRRVVLEGLSQRHVAAMLDAMGESPGTSPNQSLASNSYRKTTLSRHHQDGTLVQEEGGTGPGLLQDPRGWTHVFQPSVTLHPSYQCGHPEQVAEGSRAGSSTWASPSQVKSCEIF, encoded by the exons ATGTGTTGCTCATACCCAAGCGAAGCAGTGGTATGGATACTGGTCCTGATCCTACTGACCTCTCAGTGGGGGCTGGTTGGTGCTTTCTTTGGGTGGATGAGGATGGCCGTAGCCCCAACCGCTCCCACTGCTGCTCCCCCTGTCGTCGCATCGCCCCGCTCAGATGGAGGCGCTGTTCCTCAGTTCGAGATGAGCCTGACAGATGACAAGTTCCTGGCAGAAGCCAAACTGATGGAGCTCAGTCCCCTTGACAGCTGCCACTACCGG gTCATTGGTCAGCTCAAGACCACCTGCTCCAGCCTCTCCGAAGAGCAGCTTGCCAAGCTGGGCGTGCTCTTGTTCAACTGCCAGGCTGAGGTGGAGGGACGGCGGACTTACCCCTGCACCGAGGAAATG GCCCTGAAGGAGTGCACAGCAGACATGGATCCCGACACGTGGAATGCCTACCACATCGTGAGCAACCGAGCACGCTCCGTCTGCTACGCCACCCGCCAGCAGCACTTCCGCAGGAGGGCAGAGACCACTGTTAATGCCCTCATTGCCACGGCAACCAGCCAACTGGATGCCATGAAGGATCTCAAG GTGGGCCAGCAGGAGCTGAAGGAGTTGACAGCAGCCTCTCTGGAGAAGTTGGTGCAGGGGCACAGTGCCCTGCAGGAACAGCAAGGGGCTCTGCAGGAGGGACAGAACCAGCTGGAAACCTCCATTACCTCCAACCTGCAACAGCTGGGTCAAGAGAAGGCGCTCATAGCTGCAGGGCAGGAGCTGGTGGCAAGGCTCATTCAGGGGATCACGCAGAGGATGG AAAATGTCAGCGAGCAGCTGAAAGGTCAGGGCTCAGACCTCCACGATGGACACAAAGCTATTCTGGAGGATTTGgctgaggtcagaggtcaagccCAGGACATATACAGCAAGATGG AGGATAACCTGTCGGGCTTCCTGAAGTACCAGAACCGCACTGCCCGGTTCTACGCAGAGCTGATGGGGCAGCTGGAGCGGATGAACGGCACTCTGGGCTTCATGCTGCAGTACCTGGACAGCATGCAAACCCGACTAGAAGAGCGCTTCAATCTCCTCCAGAGCTACCTGAGCTGGGCAG GCCTAAGTCTGTCAGCTTTATGGGTGTGTGTGGTCCATGCTGGGTACTTCCTCCTGGCAGCATTGCTGCTCTCCTTTCTGCACTGCCCCTGCTTCACCCGTGCCACCTTGCTGGTCACCGTGCCTCTCAACGCAGCAGCAGAGCTCAATGACCAACCTTCGCTGGACCTTGTGGGACTCGGCCTGCTTCTCGTCTCGATCACACTGG GTCGCTGGCTCCTGCTTCGGCTGCTCCAGGATGTTCCCAAACTCAAATTTAAGAGTCCTGGCTCGAGCCCCAGCCGTCCATGTCTGATGCATTCCACCCCCCAGCG GAATGCCTTCCCTGAAACCATGGGGCTCGAACCCCTAGGCCTGATGGATCACAACAGCTTTAACTTCC ATGACCCCTGTGAGGCAGTGACATCACCTTCACACCTACCAGACTTGGGTCCCCCAAGCTACTCAACTCCTAGAGCCAAGAGCATCCCTGGTGTCCGAAGG GTGGTGCTGGAAGGGCTGTCTCAGAGGCATGTTGCAGCCATGTTGGATGCCATGGGCGAGTCACCTGGGACCAGTCCCAACCAGTCCCTCGCCAGCAACAG CTACAGGAAAACGACCCTGTCAAGGCATCACCAAGACGGGACACTTGTGCAGGAAGAAGGCGGTACTGGGCCAGGACTACTGCAGGATCCACGAGGGTGGACACACGTCTTTCAACCCTCAGTGACTCTTCATCCCTCCTACCAGTGCGGTCATCCTGAACAGGTTGCTGAAGGGTCTCGTGCAGGTAGCAGCACATGGGCTTCACCTTCACAGGTGAAGtcgtgtgaaatattttaa
- the bmb gene encoding protein brambleberry isoform X2, which produces MCCSYPSEAVVWILVLILLTSQWGLVGAFFGWMRMAVAPTAPTAAPPVVASPRSDGGAVPQFEMSLTDDKFLAEAKLMELSPLDSCHYRVIGQLKTTCSSLSEEQLAKLGVLLFNCQAEVEGRRTYPCTEEMALKECTADMDPDTWNAYHIVSNRARSVCYATRQQHFRRRAETTVNALIATATSQLDAMKDLKVGQQELKELTAASLEKLVQGHSALQEQQGALQEGQNQLETSITSNLQQLGQEKALIAAGQELVARLIQGITQRMENVSEQLKGQGSDLHDGHKAILEDLAEVRGQAQDIYSKMEDNLSGFLKYQNRTARFYAELMGQLERMNGTLGFMLQYLDSMQTRLEERFNLLQSYLSWAGLSLSALWVCVVHAGYFLLAALLLSFLHCPCFTRATLLVTVPLNAAAELNDQPSLDLVGLGLLLVSITLGRWLLLRLLQDVPKLKFKSPGSSPSRPCLMHSTPQRNAFPETMGLEPLGLMDHNSFNFHDPCEAVTSPSHLPDLGPPSYSTPRAKSIPGVRRVVLEGLSQRHVAAMLDAMGESPGTSPNQSLASNSSATGKRPCQGITKTGHLCRKKAVLGQDYCRIHEGGHTSFNPQ; this is translated from the exons ATGTGTTGCTCATACCCAAGCGAAGCAGTGGTATGGATACTGGTCCTGATCCTACTGACCTCTCAGTGGGGGCTGGTTGGTGCTTTCTTTGGGTGGATGAGGATGGCCGTAGCCCCAACCGCTCCCACTGCTGCTCCCCCTGTCGTCGCATCGCCCCGCTCAGATGGAGGCGCTGTTCCTCAGTTCGAGATGAGCCTGACAGATGACAAGTTCCTGGCAGAAGCCAAACTGATGGAGCTCAGTCCCCTTGACAGCTGCCACTACCGG gTCATTGGTCAGCTCAAGACCACCTGCTCCAGCCTCTCCGAAGAGCAGCTTGCCAAGCTGGGCGTGCTCTTGTTCAACTGCCAGGCTGAGGTGGAGGGACGGCGGACTTACCCCTGCACCGAGGAAATG GCCCTGAAGGAGTGCACAGCAGACATGGATCCCGACACGTGGAATGCCTACCACATCGTGAGCAACCGAGCACGCTCCGTCTGCTACGCCACCCGCCAGCAGCACTTCCGCAGGAGGGCAGAGACCACTGTTAATGCCCTCATTGCCACGGCAACCAGCCAACTGGATGCCATGAAGGATCTCAAG GTGGGCCAGCAGGAGCTGAAGGAGTTGACAGCAGCCTCTCTGGAGAAGTTGGTGCAGGGGCACAGTGCCCTGCAGGAACAGCAAGGGGCTCTGCAGGAGGGACAGAACCAGCTGGAAACCTCCATTACCTCCAACCTGCAACAGCTGGGTCAAGAGAAGGCGCTCATAGCTGCAGGGCAGGAGCTGGTGGCAAGGCTCATTCAGGGGATCACGCAGAGGATGG AAAATGTCAGCGAGCAGCTGAAAGGTCAGGGCTCAGACCTCCACGATGGACACAAAGCTATTCTGGAGGATTTGgctgaggtcagaggtcaagccCAGGACATATACAGCAAGATGG AGGATAACCTGTCGGGCTTCCTGAAGTACCAGAACCGCACTGCCCGGTTCTACGCAGAGCTGATGGGGCAGCTGGAGCGGATGAACGGCACTCTGGGCTTCATGCTGCAGTACCTGGACAGCATGCAAACCCGACTAGAAGAGCGCTTCAATCTCCTCCAGAGCTACCTGAGCTGGGCAG GCCTAAGTCTGTCAGCTTTATGGGTGTGTGTGGTCCATGCTGGGTACTTCCTCCTGGCAGCATTGCTGCTCTCCTTTCTGCACTGCCCCTGCTTCACCCGTGCCACCTTGCTGGTCACCGTGCCTCTCAACGCAGCAGCAGAGCTCAATGACCAACCTTCGCTGGACCTTGTGGGACTCGGCCTGCTTCTCGTCTCGATCACACTGG GTCGCTGGCTCCTGCTTCGGCTGCTCCAGGATGTTCCCAAACTCAAATTTAAGAGTCCTGGCTCGAGCCCCAGCCGTCCATGTCTGATGCATTCCACCCCCCAGCG GAATGCCTTCCCTGAAACCATGGGGCTCGAACCCCTAGGCCTGATGGATCACAACAGCTTTAACTTCC ATGACCCCTGTGAGGCAGTGACATCACCTTCACACCTACCAGACTTGGGTCCCCCAAGCTACTCAACTCCTAGAGCCAAGAGCATCCCTGGTGTCCGAAGG GTGGTGCTGGAAGGGCTGTCTCAGAGGCATGTTGCAGCCATGTTGGATGCCATGGGCGAGTCACCTGGGACCAGTCCCAACCAGTCCCTCGCCAGCAACAG TTCAGCTACAGGAAAACGACCCTGTCAAGGCATCACCAAGACGGGACACTTGTGCAGGAAGAAGGCGGTACTGGGCCAGGACTACTGCAGGATCCACGAGGGTGGACACACGTCTTTCAACCCTCAGTGA
- the pycr3 gene encoding pyrroline-5-carboxylate reductase 3 isoform X1 produces MSGCGLIILYTCRQKAAVEQRMEKPDLNIGFIGAGNMAFGITKGILCSGEVQPRKVMVSAPSSNNLGRFQELGVAVTHSNTEVVTASRLVFLAVKPHLIPRVLAEIAPSVTREHVIISVAAGVTIATLEELLPPESVVLRLMPNLPCMVQEGALLFSLGSRAGPQEGAVLKALLAPCGLVEEGPEVWIDTHTGLSGSGVAFVYLFAEALAEGAVKMGMPTAVAQRIAAQTILGAGRLLRDSGRHPAQLRSDVCTPGGTTIYGLHALELGGLRAAAMGAVEAATERAREMGRK; encoded by the exons ATGAGTGGATGTGGACTGATAATATTATACACGTGCAGACAGAAGGCAGCCGTTGAGCAGAGGATGGAGAAACCAGACCTGAACATTGGATTCATCGGTGCAGGAAACATGGCCTTTGGGATCACCAAGGGGATCCTGTGCTCAG GTGAAGTCCAGCCCAGGAAGGTGATGGTGAGCGCGCCGTCCTCCAACAATCTGGGACGATTCCAG GAGCTGGGTGTGGCCGTCACTCACTCCAACACAGAGGTGGTCACCGCATCCCGTCTGGTCTTTCTGGCAGTAAAGCCACACCTCATCCCTCGGGTCCTTGCCGAGATCGCTCCCAGTGTTACCCGAGAGCACGTCATCATTTCtgtggcagcaggtgtcacCATAGCAACCTTAGAAGAG CTTCTTCCCCCTGAGTCTGTAGTTCTGCGTCTCATGCCCAACCTGCCCTGTATGGTCCAAGAGGGGGCGCTGCTGTTCTCTCTGGGCTCGAGGGCAGGACCACAGGAGGGGGCTGTTTTGAAGGCCCTGCTGGCACCCTGTGGCCTCGTGGAGGAGGGACCAGAGGTCTGGATCGACACCCACACCGGACTGAGTGGCAGCGGTGTGGCTTTT GTTTACCTGTTTGCAGAGGCACTTGCAGAGGGTGCAGTGAAGATGGGTATGCCTACAGCTGTGGCACAGCGCATCGCAGCCCAGACAATCCTG GGTGCCGGCCGGTTGCTGCGGGACTCAGGAAGACACCCAGCTCAGCTGCGCTCTGATGTCTGCACCCCGGGGGGCACCACCATCTACGGGCTACATGCCTTGGAGCTGGGGGGCCTGCGGGCTGCCGCCATGGGTGCTGTAGAGGCCGCCACGGAGAGAGCCAGGGAAATGGGGAGGAAGTGA
- the pycr3 gene encoding pyrroline-5-carboxylate reductase 3 isoform X3: MSGCGLIILYTCRQKAAVEQRMEKPDLNIGFIGAGNMAFGITKGILCSGEVQPRKVMVSAPSSNNLGRFQELGVAVTHSNTEVVTASRLVFLAVKPHLIPRVLAEIAPSVTREHVIISVAAGVTIATLEELLPPESVVLRLMPNLPCMVQEGALLFSLGSRAGPQEGAVLKALLAPCGLVEEGPEVWIDTHTGLSGSGVAFVSSSLRGGGTRISGQHTAQCLRTR; encoded by the exons ATGAGTGGATGTGGACTGATAATATTATACACGTGCAGACAGAAGGCAGCCGTTGAGCAGAGGATGGAGAAACCAGACCTGAACATTGGATTCATCGGTGCAGGAAACATGGCCTTTGGGATCACCAAGGGGATCCTGTGCTCAG GTGAAGTCCAGCCCAGGAAGGTGATGGTGAGCGCGCCGTCCTCCAACAATCTGGGACGATTCCAG GAGCTGGGTGTGGCCGTCACTCACTCCAACACAGAGGTGGTCACCGCATCCCGTCTGGTCTTTCTGGCAGTAAAGCCACACCTCATCCCTCGGGTCCTTGCCGAGATCGCTCCCAGTGTTACCCGAGAGCACGTCATCATTTCtgtggcagcaggtgtcacCATAGCAACCTTAGAAGAG CTTCTTCCCCCTGAGTCTGTAGTTCTGCGTCTCATGCCCAACCTGCCCTGTATGGTCCAAGAGGGGGCGCTGCTGTTCTCTCTGGGCTCGAGGGCAGGACCACAGGAGGGGGCTGTTTTGAAGGCCCTGCTGGCACCCTGTGGCCTCGTGGAGGAGGGACCAGAGGTCTGGATCGACACCCACACCGGACTGAGTGGCAGCGGTGTGGCTTTTGTGAGTTCCTCACTTCGGGGTGGAGGCACAAGAATCTCGGGGCAGCACACAGCTCAATGTTTAAGGACCAGATGA
- the pycr3 gene encoding pyrroline-5-carboxylate reductase 3 isoform X2 — protein sequence MEKPDLNIGFIGAGNMAFGITKGILCSGEVQPRKVMVSAPSSNNLGRFQELGVAVTHSNTEVVTASRLVFLAVKPHLIPRVLAEIAPSVTREHVIISVAAGVTIATLEELLPPESVVLRLMPNLPCMVQEGALLFSLGSRAGPQEGAVLKALLAPCGLVEEGPEVWIDTHTGLSGSGVAFVYLFAEALAEGAVKMGMPTAVAQRIAAQTILGAGRLLRDSGRHPAQLRSDVCTPGGTTIYGLHALELGGLRAAAMGAVEAATERAREMGRK from the exons ATGGAGAAACCAGACCTGAACATTGGATTCATCGGTGCAGGAAACATGGCCTTTGGGATCACCAAGGGGATCCTGTGCTCAG GTGAAGTCCAGCCCAGGAAGGTGATGGTGAGCGCGCCGTCCTCCAACAATCTGGGACGATTCCAG GAGCTGGGTGTGGCCGTCACTCACTCCAACACAGAGGTGGTCACCGCATCCCGTCTGGTCTTTCTGGCAGTAAAGCCACACCTCATCCCTCGGGTCCTTGCCGAGATCGCTCCCAGTGTTACCCGAGAGCACGTCATCATTTCtgtggcagcaggtgtcacCATAGCAACCTTAGAAGAG CTTCTTCCCCCTGAGTCTGTAGTTCTGCGTCTCATGCCCAACCTGCCCTGTATGGTCCAAGAGGGGGCGCTGCTGTTCTCTCTGGGCTCGAGGGCAGGACCACAGGAGGGGGCTGTTTTGAAGGCCCTGCTGGCACCCTGTGGCCTCGTGGAGGAGGGACCAGAGGTCTGGATCGACACCCACACCGGACTGAGTGGCAGCGGTGTGGCTTTT GTTTACCTGTTTGCAGAGGCACTTGCAGAGGGTGCAGTGAAGATGGGTATGCCTACAGCTGTGGCACAGCGCATCGCAGCCCAGACAATCCTG GGTGCCGGCCGGTTGCTGCGGGACTCAGGAAGACACCCAGCTCAGCTGCGCTCTGATGTCTGCACCCCGGGGGGCACCACCATCTACGGGCTACATGCCTTGGAGCTGGGGGGCCTGCGGGCTGCCGCCATGGGTGCTGTAGAGGCCGCCACGGAGAGAGCCAGGGAAATGGGGAGGAAGTGA